The nucleotide sequence CGCCGCGCCGTTTGCTCATGGGGTAGAAGCACAGGTAGCGGGAGGCGGGGATTTCCATGTACAGGCGTCCCTCGGTCCGCTCGCGCTGCTGGGCCATCTCTTTCTCCCAGCGGGCTTTCCAGGCGTCGCTGCCGGGTTCGAGCCCCTCTCCAATCAACTGGCCGTGGAGTTTGAGCGTCATTTCATACATGCCGAGTTCCAGAAAAGAGAGATAGGAAGTAGTCGGCTCCAGGTAGCGGAAAAACGCGAGGCGGCGAAAGCCGATCTCGGCCTCGTTCAACGCATCAAAGGTGGGCCGGAAGTGCAGAAGCAGGAGGTCGCCCTTATGCCCGAGTACGCTGAAAAGGGCGCTTTCACCCTTTTCCGGCTTCGAGCTGGCCTGAAGGTATCCGACGGCTTCGGCGAGCGCTTTTTCGCGCTCTTTTACGCCGCTCTCGCGCCAGGCGGCCCAGTCCATCTTGTAAATCTCGTGGAGGACCGCCCACCCCTCCAGCGTGGAGGGAACCAGAGCGGAATCCGGGTATTGCTTCATGTCATTGTACCCGCGTTGTCGGGAATCCTCTTGAAACGCCCGCCCCGGGGGACGCCCCCCGGGGCCATTTCTATATTCAATCGAAACCGCATCGCATGCAAACGCGGCCGGCGGCCGGGCTTATTTTTTACCGGCCGGCGGGATTTTTGGAAGCTTTCCGGTGGCGTCGGCCTCCTGGAAAATTCCATGGCACCGCACACAGGCGGCACGCGTGGAGAAGAGGAGGGGGACCAGTTCCCCGAGCGCATCCCGCCGAGCGGTGGCTTCCATCTTTTTCACAACCGCCAAAAGCGCATCCACTTCGGCATCGAAACGCTCTTGTGCGGCGCCCTCGCGGAGATTGCTGAGCCAGGGGATTGTTCCGCGCAGCCGCGCGATTTTTTCCCGGATGGCGTCCATACGCCCGGGAGTGGGGATCTCACCGTCAAGCCCCAGCGTGAAGATATCTTTTCCGAGGGCAGCGAGAAGTTTTTCCATCTCCCGCATGACTTCTTTGACCGATTCAAAATCATGCTCGAAGGAAAAATCGGCGAAGAGCGGGGCGGCGGCGGCGGGCCGGAGAATCACGCGGACCGCGTAGGGCCCCTTGGGGCCGAGGGTGAGGTTCCCGGCATAGGAGGTTTCTCCCTTCCCGTGAATTTCTGCCAGGGGAAATGTCCGCGACCAGGCGTTCTGGGTGAAGCGGATGGAGACCTGGAGGCCGGAGACGGATTTGTCGTCATCCGTTTTCACGATGGCCTGGAAGCGGTGGGTAAAGCCGGGAAGGCGCTTGTGATCGGCGCGCGTTTCTTTCCCCTTCCGGGAAGCGGGAAGGAGGGGAGGGGTGGAGATCAATTCGATGTGAAACGCCCCGGCTCTTGCCTCCCCCACCCGTT is from bacterium and encodes:
- a CDS encoding heme-dependent peroxidase — translated: MKQYPDSALVPSTLEGWAVLHEIYKMDWAAWRESGVKEREKALAEAVGYLQASSKPEKGESALFSVLGHKGDLLLLHFRPTFDALNEAEIGFRRLAFFRYLEPTTSYLSFLELGMYEMTLKLHGQLIGEGLEPGSDAWKARWEKEMAQQRERTEGRLYMEIPASRYLCFYPMSKRRGEEKNWYALSIEKRQMLMRDHGMVGRKYAGKVQQIITGSIGIDDWEWGVYLFASDPIVFKDLVYEMRFDEASVWYGEFGPFYNSLRIMPDQLPVLLSGKVPPLGDFHPE